Part of the Planococcus plakortidis genome is shown below.
ATCAGGCTCACCTGCTTTCTGCTTATTGGGGGGTGACAGGAGTCCCTACCTGTTTTAACTAATTTTTATTATACAGGATGATTTCGCCAATTCCTAGACCGAATGGCATAATCAGAAAATAATTTTTTTAGTTTTCTCATCAACTTCATTTTAAAAAATAAATTGAAGGAACTTTCTGATTACTAACCACTTACGTCATAGGCCTTTCGCCCGTTGCAACTTGTCATTGGCCATCGCCAGGAAATCGTTCATCACGGCATCGATCTCGAATTTACGCGCTTTGTGCTTGCAACGCGCCGCCACTTTCCGGTAAGCGTTTTCCGACACGAGCAAGTTTTTCACCAATTCGCCGATCTCGTAAGTTTCCGGCGCTTCCCAGTACGATTCGCCCACTTCGTAAGGCGGCAGTTCGTGGAAATAGCCTTCTGACAGGGCTTCGGCATCGTTCGCGCGCGACGTGATGCCCGGGATGCCGGAACCGCACGCCTGGATCATCATCGCGCCGGATCCGACAAAGCAGAAGCTGCCTTTCAGGATGTCTTCCATTTGGCCGGCTTTCGGCATCGGGTGCAGGAAGATATGATTTTTCGCTTCGGATTCGCTGATGCTTTTTTGCAGGCGGGCTTCGTCCGGGCCTCCCCCGTAGATATGATAAGTGAATGCCGGGTCGATCTGGATGAGCTCTTCCATCAATTCGATGACTTGTGCGTAGTGGGTGGTGAAGGCTTGGATGGTGCCGATCGAAACGATGCGCCTTGAATGGGGGCTGCCGTAGTCCGTTTCGGGGCTTGGCTGTTCGATCGGCGGGGGCATGAATTGTTCCGGCATTTCCGTCTCGAGCGCCCGCGCGGTGTAGCGGCGGACGGTCGGGTTCATGAACACCAGCTTTTGATGGAATTCCTTGTCGACCGCTTTCAGCGCGCGGATGATTTTCTTATTGCGCTCGAGTTTGTACAGTTCGGGCTGATAGACGCCCGACATGTGCACATGCGCCGGCAAGGCATACGACAATAACAAACCGGGTGGGCTGAAGGAGTACACGACATCGTATTTATCGGAGCGGACCAATTTATTCAGCACCGCTAAATCGAGCATCGGTTCCTTGTTGTCGTCGCGGGCGAAGAGCTTGAGCCCATTGACCTGTTTCAGGTGTTTGATGAGCGGTCCGCCGCCGCTGTACAGATAGACGCTCACTTCGTAGCCGTTCTCTGCGAGCCAGCGCGACATGCGGACAATGAGCGCTTCGACGCCGCCCGCTTTCATGTGTTTATGGACGAGGGCGATTTTCCGGACTTCGCCGTCCGGTTTTCGCCTGCTGTGTTGTTCAATCGTTTCGAATGGAATCATGGGTCACCTCGTGTCAACTGTCGTTTGGTTGATGCGTTATACAACTTCCCATAGCCGCTTTTTCGAAAGCGTCCACTCGATGGTGTCTTGAATGCCTTGGCCGAATTCTGTCTCGGGGACGAAATCAAGCTGCTGTTTCAATTTCTCTGCCGATACGGCAAAGCGGTGAGGCGCTTTCGCCCCGCCCGCCGGTTCGACAAAACGGATATGTTTCGTGTAGCTGTCATTTCCCGGGAAATGGCGGTCAAGCGCTGCGCAGATCCGCTCGACGATGTCGATTGTCTTGAGCGGCGCCTCGCCCCCTGCAAGATAGGTTTCACCCGCTTCGCCGAGATGGAACATGGTATCCGCGGCACGCCAGAAATCGGCGATGTAGAGCCAGTCGTGGACATCTTCTCCACCGGAATAGACGGGAATGACACTGCCGGTGAGCGCTTTTTGCAAAATGATCGGGATGAGCTTATCGTCCTGCTGATGCGGGCCGTAGACATTCGGCGCCTGCAAAATGACCGTATCCATCCCATAACTCTCATGGAATCCGCTGACCATGAGATCGGAACTTGCCTTGCTCGCGGCATACGGGCTGATCGGATCGTATTTCATCGTTTCATCCGCAAAGCCATGATCACGCGGCCCGTATACTTGGTCGGTCGAGATGTGCAAAAAACGCGAATCCGCATAACGGGCTTTAGGTTCAAACGGCCCGTCCATCCATTGCTTGCGCGCACAATCGAGTACATGGAAGGTGCCGAGTACATTGGTTTCCGCAAAGATGCCGGGATTTCGCATCGACTCGCCGACATGCGTTTTCGCCGCAAAATGGATGACGTCATTGATCTCATAATGCTCGAATACTTGCGCGACGGCATCGCTATTGCGGATATCGACCTGGTGAAACACATAGCGCTTATTTGCAAACAAGGGCCGCAGCAATTCGGGCACCTTGTCCGCTTCCCGGTCGATCGCCACGACTTGATAGGCCGGATATTTGACCAAAAGCTCATGGATAAAATGCGAGCCCAAAAAGCCGTGGCTTCCTGTCACCAACATCGTTCTCATCTTCAACCGCTCCTCCTTTCTATTTCCTTGGAATTGTGAACACATTCCCATCATTTCCCCCACCTCTTCTGCCGTTTTCTATAATTTACCGGTCAGAAGTTAAAAACAAGTTAAAACTTGTATTTAAAATAGTGGTTTAAGTATACAAAAGATTTAGGCAATATGGAATACTTTGGGTAAATTTTAAGAGACTTTAGTTATAACTATTTCAAGATATTATCCAGTTCCTTGCTAACTTCAAGGGAGAACTGCACTTTATCGTGTTTCATGTTGATAGAATGCTATTTATTTTGCAGTTATGTAGGAGGATTTGGATAGAAAGCAGGAGGGAATTGGTTTTGTGGAGTCAAATTGGAGAGTTTCATATAGAAGACAGCCTGAATGGGTATGATACGGTAGAGAAAAGAAAGGAGAGATTAGGTATCGAGTCTTCGATTGTTATGTATATTCTTTTCGTAGGAGCTGCACTCGTTATGGGGCCCTTTCTGCCATTATTTTCATGAACATCTACCGGAAGAATCATCGTGCAGGTTTGTTGGTGGGCATACTGAGCTTATTGTGGATCGTGTATCAAGTGTTCACGCTGGCCAATCTCTCCATATCGCTCGCTATCACGGTCGTAGTGATTTTCCTGTTTTTCTGGATTGCGGCATATCGGAAATTGAGAGCTGAAGGAGTTAGTGAATGAGGGATGGATTGCGAGGTGGTTTCTTGGTAGTATTCGCAGTCGCCGCTTAGGGTTGAGCTCCCGCAATAAGCCGAGAAGAGCACTCGTCTTATTGCTTCGCTTCACCCATGGCGCGGAACTGCTTAGAGATTTCGCTGTTACTGGTTTGCGTGATGCGAGTGTTTCTATATAAATCACATGACTGGATCGACGCTTAGTGGTTGGAATGATTTCGAAAGCTTGCCTACTTCGCTGTCGACGTTACATGTTCACTTTGTTATTTCTATTCGTTCATTACAAAACGTGAAGATATTTTGTAACCACTCTACCATTAGAGATGAAGCGGAAAGCGTCGGCTTACAGCGAAATCTCTACCACTCTTCATTCCTATATAAAACATAAAAAAACAGGCCCGAGAAAATCTCTCGGGCCTGTTTGCTGTTTACTGGATTGTGTAGCCGTATTTCGCGAAGCCGTCTTGCGTGGCTTCGATGTACTGGATGTTCGGCTCGTTCTCAGCCAAGGATTGCGCTGAGTTCGATGTCTCGAACACGAGGTTCGGGTCGCCCGCTACCGGCGCGAATTGCCAGTTGCCGTCTGCGGACGGGTCAATGGTTCCGACTTCCACGATGTAGTCCTGGATCGCTTGGCGGTTCTCATATGCAAAGTCGATCGCTTCGGTCGCATTGCGGACGCCTGGGAAGTTGCCGCTTGCGCGGTAGTTGTTCGTCACAACGAGGAACTCCTGGTTCGGGTCGATCGCTTCCTCGTTATACTGCAAGTTCTCGATGCGTTCTGCGCCTTCATTGACAACTACACCTTCGCCGTCATATTTCGCTGGCTCGGTGATGTCGATGTCGTACGTGACGCCATCGATGACATCGAAGTTATACGTGCGGTAATTGTCGTTGATGAAGGTCTGCTCGCCTGTCGCGTTCGGGTCGATTTGCTTGAACTGGCCGGCTGACATTTCGAGCCATTCCTTCAGGTCTGCGCCTGTCAGTTTCAAGACGAAGACAGTGTTGTCGTAGACGTAAAGGTCTGCGACGTTCTTGATGGCGATTTCACCGGTTTCGATGTTCGTGTAGTAATCGCCGCCGTTGCGCCCGCCTGCTTTAAACGGTGCCGCTGCGGATAGTAACGGCAGGTCAGCATTTGGTGTTCCAGCTAGTTGCTGCTCGGCGTACCATAGCTGTGCGTTGTTGACGATTTGTACGGATGGGTCATCTTGCACGAGTGAGAAATAGCTGTTGATCGGCGCTGTCGTTTCGCCGACCGGGCTGCGGATGTATTCCACCGTGCCTTCGTGCGTTTCTTTTACGGCTTCGATGACTTGCTCTGCGACTTCATCAGTCGTGGAATCGATTGCGCGCAGTTCCGCTTCGCCGTTTGTGATGCGCCATTTCTTGCCGCGTGGCTCAAGCGTCAAATCGATGACGCCGAGGTGGCTGCCGAACTTACCTGGCATGACGACCGGCGTGCCGTTGATCGTGCCGTTTTCCTGGTCGACATTCGCCAGTTCGCTATAAGATCCCGGGAACACGTCGTGATTGTGGCCCGTGATGATGGCATCGACGCCGTCCACTTCCGTCAATTGATACGTGACGTTTTCTTCACCGACGGTATGCACTTCATCGCCCATGCCTGAGTGGGACAGCACGACAACGACGTCCGCTCCTGCTTTCTCGACTTCCGGAATGAATTTCTCGACCGTTTCAACGGCATCTTCAGCGATCACTTCGCCTTCCAGATGCGCGCGGTCCCATTCCATGATGCCCGGTGCGACGACACCGATGACGCCGACTTGGATCGTGTGTTTCTTGCCTTTGCGGTCGGTCACTTCTTTATCCATGATTGTGTATGGCGTGAAGCGGTTCTCGCCGGTTTCCGCGTCATACACATTGGCGTTGAGTACTGGGAACGGCGCTTCTTCCAACGCGTTATCGAGATAGTCGAGGCCGAAGTTGAACTCGTGGTTGCCGAGTGTCGAGGCATCGAAATCGAGTGATTCGAGTGCCGCGAACGCCGGATGCAACTCGTCGTCTTCGAGCGGATCGACGCTCACTTTATAGCCGCCGAACGGAGTGCCTTGAATCAAGTCGCCGTTATCGAACAGCAAGCTATTGCTGTTTTCCTCACGCGCATCTTCGATCAGGACGCCCGTTTTCGCGAGCGACAGGGAATTGGATTTCGCGTCGCGGTAATAATCGTAGTTGACGAAGTTTGTATGTAAATCTGAGGTGCCGAGAATCTGTAGTTCGACTTCTTTCAGTTTTCCTTTTTTGCCGTTTTCCTTCCATTGCTGGATGTGCTCTTTAAAGCTTTGCCCCTTGCCTTTGCCCGGGTTGTCCTGCGCGTGCGGATTGCTGTCTCCCGCCGCAATCGCCGGCGCACCGGCCGTCAAACTGCCAAGCGCCAGCACCGAAGCGGCGAGCGTCAAGGATAGTTTCTTGCTCATTTGTCCATCTCCTCTTTGTTCATAATGGTCAAGCTTGTTTATTATACAACTTCGGATTCCTAAATTGAATGCGTTTACAAAAAATTGCATCTATTGTAATAAGATTTACATCATCGGTAGTTTGGAATGGGTTTATGGAGGACGAATAGTCACGGGGCGTTGTTGTTAGCTATGGAGGGGATATGAAGAGGATTTATTCTATATAGGGAGTTGATAGAGCCTGACAATGGTCAACCACGTGCAATCGCTTTTGTATACCGTTGAGGCAGGCTGGTGCAGTTGAGTATTGAAAGATCTTGAACCCAACAAAAAAAGAGCCGCCGTTGTGGCCGCTCCTTTTTGTGTTGGGTGTTGGATCATCTTTCTTAAGTTACAACCCGATGGCATCTACAGCGTAGACGGCGTCCGCGTTGCTGAAACCTTCAAACTCCAGCTGTTCGATGAGGCCCGCTCTTGAAAATGGCGTGTAGTCCAGGTATTCCTGGGCTTTTTTCACGGCTTGTTCTGTCCAGTTGACGGAGATATTCTCCACGGCGTATGCTGCGTCTTCGTTGCTGAAGCCTTCAAAAACAAGCTGCTCGATCAAGCCGGATTTCGAGAAGGCCGAGTACGCCAAATAGTCTTTGGCCTTCTGCACACTTTGTGCTCTCCAGTCGACGTCGATTTTATCGACTGCGTAGACGGCATCCGCATTGCTATAGCCTTCGAATTCCAATTGCTCGACTAGGCCGCTCTTCGAGAAGGCGGTAAAGCTGATGTAATTTTTGGCGTGTTCCACTGCTTGCTGCTGGGACAGTGTTCCGGCTTCGGCAGCCGCTTTTTCAGCAGCGGCTTTTTCGACTGCTTCCTCTTCAGCTGCAATGCGCGCTGCTTCTTCCTCGGCTTCACGTGCGGCTGCCTCCTCTGCTTCGCGGGCTGCTGCTTCTTCTGCTTCACGTTCCGCTTCCGCTGCCGCCTGTTCTTCTGCTTCTCTCGCTGCCGCTTCTTCCGCTTCTTTTTCCGCTGCTTCTTCCGCTTCGCGTGCAGCTTTTTCCTCTGCCTCACGTTTTTCCGCTTCTTCTGCTTCACGCTCTGCCTCTTCCTGCGCCTCACGTTCCGCTTCTTCTTCCGCCTCGCGGGCTGCGGCTTCTTCCGCTTCACGTTCAGCATCTTCATCGCTTGTTTCTTCTTCAGGAGGCGCCTCCGCTTCCACTTCCTCCACTGCCGCAAGATCTTCCTCGACAGGATCCGCCGTGACTCCGAACATGACAAATGAAATCAAAACTGCCGGCACAAAATACATGACCGCTTTCTTCCTGTTGCGACCGGATTCCGGCAGCCACTTCAAGACGAGACCCGGTTTAATCATCCCTATCACCAAGGCAATCACAGAAACCAGAAACAGCAGCAAAAACACATTTTCCATTTCATTTCCTCCTCGTAGAAGTCGATTCCATGGCTTGGATGGTTTGAGGGCCGCAATCATTACTTTTGCACTGCGCAATATGTCTTATCCATCATTATATAGGTTGATTATTGTTAAAACAATGAAAATTTTACTTTTTCGTGATGATATCCTTTTTTAATTACGGGCATACAAAAAGCCCTGCACACGGCAGGGCTTTCTCCATTTATATGATTTAGTTGCGGGTCTATTGAAGGATCTTTTTCAAGTCTTGCGTCTGTTGGGCCGTCAGCCGGAAGAATTCCTGGTTTTCTTTATGGGACAGGACGTTGCGTTCGTTGGACATGATGGCCCGCCCGTTGTCGCGGTACCAGACGAAACGGCGGACTTCCTGGACGCCGTCGTCCGGGCGGTCGATGGTGAAGACGGCTTGCGGTTCCACCGACAGCCTGCGGTCGACCGACTCGAGTTCCGTCTCGTTTTGCAGGATGGTCTTGAGCGTCACAACGGAAGCCCGGTCGCTGATGTCTTTATGGAAATGCACCCCTTCGGTCAGGCCATCGGTAAATGGCACACCGACCCGGATGACTTCGTTGTGTGTGCATGCCGAAAGCAAGATCGCGACTGCCATCACAGCTCCCAGCCATATTGACTTTTTGATGCTATCACCCCTTTATGCCCATAAACCTTTCGAAACTTACAATTATATACAGCTTAACATGATATTCACTCTACTGCGACTGATTCTATCAAATTCATCAAATTTTTAACCAAGTACTTGAGCCGCTCTCTGCCACACTAACCATTTAGCACCTTCCGCAAGAGTCATATAGACATACACTTGCTATGAACTTGCTGCATCCACCCACTCCTTAAGGGACCAGCCGCCTCACTACCGGTGTCTTCTGCATCAGCCGGATGACCACATACGACAGGATGAAGATGACGATCCATGACAGCGGCACGCCGACCCAGACATTGACGGTGGATTCATTGAAATTAAACAACCGGTTCAAGTAGGTCTGGATGAGCGGATGGATAATGTAGACGCCGAACGTCGCCGTGCTGATGCGCGTGATGAGCGGCGTCGATTTCAAGTTGTTACCGAGCTGCTGGAACGCGACGAAGACGAAGAGCGAAACGAAGATCGCGTGCGGGTAATAATGTTCGTAGAAGAAGTCATCGAAATCGCCCGCTTCACGCCCCGTGTTTGCCGACACCGTGCCATAAAGCGTCACGGCGTAACCGATGATCGCCAGCACGCCGAGTGTCGGGAGCCAGCGCTTCGGCAGCGGGTACAGGACGAGATAAGCACCGAGCAGGAAATAGCCGATATACGGCGCGAACAGCTGCCCAGCGAATGCCACTTCATAGCCTGTCGCCCGGGTGAAGACCGGCACCGCCGCCGAGAACAGGAACCAGAACGCGAAGAAATAATGGAACATCGTCTTGTCCATATGCTTGACGAGCAACCGCAGGAACGGCGCCATCAAGTACAGCCCCGTGATGATGTAGAGGAACCAGAGATGGTAGTAGACATCGTCCGACACAAAAGCGCCGATCATCTGCCCGACCGTGTATTCCTCTTCGAGCTGGAAAATATTATAAGCCAAGTA
Proteins encoded:
- a CDS encoding glycosyltransferase, giving the protein MIPFETIEQHSRRKPDGEVRKIALVHKHMKAGGVEALIVRMSRWLAENGYEVSVYLYSGGGPLIKHLKQVNGLKLFARDDNKEPMLDLAVLNKLVRSDKYDVVYSFSPPGLLLSYALPAHVHMSGVYQPELYKLERNKKIIRALKAVDKEFHQKLVFMNPTVRRYTARALETEMPEQFMPPPIEQPSPETDYGSPHSRRIVSIGTIQAFTTHYAQVIELMEELIQIDPAFTYHIYGGGPDEARLQKSISESEAKNHIFLHPMPKAGQMEDILKGSFCFVGSGAMMIQACGSGIPGITSRANDAEALSEGYFHELPPYEVGESYWEAPETYEIGELVKNLLVSENAYRKVAARCKHKARKFEIDAVMNDFLAMANDKLQRAKGL
- a CDS encoding dTDP-glucose 4,6-dehydratase → MRTMLVTGSHGFLGSHFIHELLVKYPAYQVVAIDREADKVPELLRPLFANKRYVFHQVDIRNSDAVAQVFEHYEINDVIHFAAKTHVGESMRNPGIFAETNVLGTFHVLDCARKQWMDGPFEPKARYADSRFLHISTDQVYGPRDHGFADETMKYDPISPYAASKASSDLMVSGFHESYGMDTVILQAPNVYGPHQQDDKLIPIILQKALTGSVIPVYSGGEDVHDWLYIADFWRAADTMFHLGEAGETYLAGGEAPLKTIDIVERICAALDRHFPGNDSYTKHIRFVEPAGGAKAPHRFAVSAEKLKQQLDFVPETEFGQGIQDTIEWTLSKKRLWEVV
- a CDS encoding bifunctional 2',3'-cyclic-nucleotide 2'-phosphodiesterase/3'-nucleotidase encodes the protein MSKKLSLTLAASVLALGSLTAGAPAIAAGDSNPHAQDNPGKGKGQSFKEHIQQWKENGKKGKLKEVELQILGTSDLHTNFVNYDYYRDAKSNSLSLAKTGVLIEDAREENSNSLLFDNGDLIQGTPFGGYKVSVDPLEDDELHPAFAALESLDFDASTLGNHEFNFGLDYLDNALEEAPFPVLNANVYDAETGENRFTPYTIMDKEVTDRKGKKHTIQVGVIGVVAPGIMEWDRAHLEGEVIAEDAVETVEKFIPEVEKAGADVVVVLSHSGMGDEVHTVGEENVTYQLTEVDGVDAIITGHNHDVFPGSYSELANVDQENGTINGTPVVMPGKFGSHLGVIDLTLEPRGKKWRITNGEAELRAIDSTTDEVAEQVIEAVKETHEGTVEYIRSPVGETTAPINSYFSLVQDDPSVQIVNNAQLWYAEQQLAGTPNADLPLLSAAAPFKAGGRNGGDYYTNIETGEIAIKNVADLYVYDNTVFVLKLTGADLKEWLEMSAGQFKQIDPNATGEQTFINDNYRTYNFDVIDGVTYDIDITEPAKYDGEGVVVNEGAERIENLQYNEEAIDPNQEFLVVTNNYRASGNFPGVRNATEAIDFAYENRQAIQDYIVEVGTIDPSADGNWQFAPVAGDPNLVFETSNSAQSLAENEPNIQYIEATQDGFAKYGYTIQ
- a CDS encoding Ltp family lipoprotein, whose protein sequence is MENVFLLLFLVSVIALVIGMIKPGLVLKWLPESGRNRKKAVMYFVPAVLISFVMFGVTADPVEEDLAAVEEVEAEAPPEEETSDEDAEREAEEAAAREAEEEAEREAQEEAEREAEEAEKREAEEKAAREAEEAAEKEAEEAAAREAEEQAAAEAEREAEEAAAREAEEAAAREAEEEAARIAAEEEAVEKAAAEKAAAEAGTLSQQQAVEHAKNYISFTAFSKSGLVEQLEFEGYSNADAVYAVDKIDVDWRAQSVQKAKDYLAYSAFSKSGLIEQLVFEGFSNEDAAYAVENISVNWTEQAVKKAQEYLDYTPFSRAGLIEQLEFEGFSNADAVYAVDAIGL
- a CDS encoding acyltransferase; this encodes MARRYGYMDWMRVFAIVTVVGVHVVSKVINTHTTGDWEWHYANAIDSALRWCVPIFFMLSGALLLTRDSKEQIGEFLRKRLGKVLLPLVFWSAVYLAYNIFQLEEEYTVGQMIGAFVSDDVYYHLWFLYIITGLYLMAPFLRLLVKHMDKTMFHYFFAFWFLFSAAVPVFTRATGYEVAFAGQLFAPYIGYFLLGAYLVLYPLPKRWLPTLGVLAIIGYAVTLYGTVSANTGREAGDFDDFFYEHYYPHAIFVSLFVFVAFQQLGNNLKSTPLITRISTATFGVYIIHPLIQTYLNRLFNFNESTVNVWVGVPLSWIVIFILSYVVIRLMQKTPVVRRLVP